In the Salinisphaera sp. T31B1 genome, one interval contains:
- a CDS encoding PhoH family protein, producing the protein MTRLAHLCGPQDGHLRLIEKTLDVGVHNRGHLFQVEGSAPAASAAIDVLNELYAATAAGELTADRVHVAARTAERERDAAAEDRAVEDVVIKTRLGLVRGRGPNQRRYLANLRSNDLNFGIGPAGTGKTYLAVAAAVDALETERVRRLLLVRPAVEAGERLGFLPGDLAQKIDPYLRPLYDALYEMLGFDRVGRLIERNVIEIAPLAYMRGRTLNEAFIILDEAQNTTVEQMKMFLTRIGFGSTAVVTGDMTQVDLPVAKRSGLRHAVRLLHGIEGISVTKFAARDVVRHPLVQRIVQAYDREHGDDEDGER; encoded by the coding sequence ATGACCCGGCTCGCCCACCTGTGCGGGCCGCAGGACGGTCATCTCCGGCTGATCGAAAAGACACTCGACGTGGGTGTTCACAACCGCGGCCACCTGTTCCAGGTCGAGGGCAGCGCGCCGGCGGCTAGTGCGGCGATCGACGTGCTCAACGAACTGTATGCCGCGACCGCCGCCGGTGAGCTCACCGCCGATCGTGTCCATGTCGCCGCCCGCACCGCCGAGCGCGAACGGGACGCCGCCGCCGAGGATCGCGCGGTCGAGGACGTGGTCATCAAGACCCGCCTGGGGCTGGTGCGAGGCCGCGGGCCGAACCAGCGCCGATATCTGGCCAATCTGCGGTCCAACGACCTGAACTTCGGGATCGGGCCAGCGGGCACCGGCAAGACCTATCTGGCCGTGGCCGCAGCGGTCGATGCGCTGGAAACCGAACGTGTACGCCGGCTGTTGCTGGTACGCCCGGCGGTCGAGGCCGGCGAGCGCCTAGGCTTTCTGCCGGGCGATCTGGCCCAGAAGATCGATCCCTATCTGCGCCCGCTCTACGACGCGCTCTACGAGATGCTCGGCTTCGACCGGGTCGGACGCCTGATCGAGCGCAACGTCATCGAGATCGCGCCGCTGGCCTATATGCGCGGTCGCACCCTTAACGAAGCCTTCATTATTCTCGACGAGGCACAGAACACCACTGTCGAGCAGATGAAGATGTTTCTCACCCGGATCGGTTTCGGCTCGACGGCCGTGGTCACCGGCGACATGACGCAGGTCGACCTGCCGGTGGCCAAGCGCTCCGGGCTGCGTCATGCGGTGCGTCTGCTGCACGGTATCGAAGGCATCAGCGTAACCAAGTTCGCAGCCCGCGATGTGGTCCGGCATCCGCTGGTCCAGCGTATCGTGCAGGCCTACGATCGCGAACACGGTGACGACGAGGACGGCGAGCGCTGA
- the ybeY gene encoding rRNA maturation RNase YbeY, with amino-acid sequence MMELEIDLEAAEAIGRVPAYVQVEGPARAALAAAGFSPGEAVVELSVRLVDECESAELNGAWRDKPRATNVLSFPAEVSLPGLAVLGDLVICLPVVEREAAAQSKPAQAHFVHMIVHGVLHLLGYDHIGDDEAEHMEALERRIMTTLGFDDPYSERASA; translated from the coding sequence CTGATGGAACTCGAGATCGATCTGGAAGCCGCCGAGGCGATCGGCCGCGTACCGGCGTATGTCCAAGTGGAAGGGCCGGCCCGGGCCGCGTTGGCTGCGGCCGGCTTCAGCCCTGGCGAGGCGGTGGTCGAGCTGTCGGTGCGGCTGGTCGACGAGTGCGAGTCGGCCGAACTCAACGGCGCCTGGCGAGACAAGCCCCGTGCCACCAACGTCCTATCGTTCCCGGCCGAGGTATCGTTGCCCGGTCTGGCCGTGCTCGGCGACCTGGTGATCTGTTTGCCGGTGGTCGAACGCGAGGCGGCGGCGCAATCCAAGCCGGCGCAGGCTCACTTCGTTCATATGATCGTCCATGGGGTGCTGCACTTGCTCGGCTACGATCATATCGGCGACGATGAGGCCGAGCATATGGAAGCGCTCGAGCGACGCATCATGACGACGCTCGGCTTTGATGATCCGTACAGCGAACGCGCGTCGGCCTGA
- a CDS encoding transporter associated domain-containing protein, with translation MSDEGESEQGRSSGGWLRQIGKSLTGPPRDRDELVAVLTEAQENELLDVDALWMMQGVLKVSELQVRDIMIPRSQMVVVESDADAAEILPIAIESGHSRFPVIGESRDEVVGILLAKDMLALAESDRDRADFELGDVLRPAVYVPESKRVNVLLKEFKASRNHMAVVVDEYGGVAGLVTIEDALEQIVGDIDDEYDQAEGAFILRQEKNRFQIRSLTPVDEFNKYFNAEFSDEDFDTVGGLVVHEFGHMPKRGETTVIGRFQFNVQRADSRRIHLFQMTILPEAPE, from the coding sequence ATGAGCGACGAGGGCGAAAGCGAACAGGGACGAAGTAGCGGCGGGTGGCTGCGTCAGATCGGCAAGAGTCTGACGGGGCCGCCACGCGACCGGGACGAACTGGTGGCCGTGCTCACCGAGGCACAAGAGAACGAGCTGCTGGACGTCGACGCGCTGTGGATGATGCAGGGCGTACTCAAGGTCTCGGAACTGCAGGTGCGCGACATCATGATCCCGCGCTCGCAGATGGTGGTGGTCGAATCCGACGCCGACGCCGCCGAGATCCTGCCGATCGCGATCGAATCCGGCCATTCCCGTTTTCCCGTCATCGGCGAATCGCGCGATGAAGTGGTGGGTATCCTGTTGGCCAAGGACATGCTCGCCCTGGCGGAGTCGGATCGCGATCGCGCCGATTTCGAACTGGGCGACGTGCTTCGGCCGGCGGTCTACGTCCCGGAATCCAAACGTGTGAACGTGCTGCTCAAGGAGTTCAAGGCCTCGCGCAACCATATGGCCGTGGTGGTCGATGAATACGGCGGCGTGGCCGGTCTGGTCACCATCGAAGACGCGCTCGAGCAGATCGTCGGCGATATCGATGACGAGTACGATCAGGCCGAAGGTGCATTCATCCTGCGCCAGGAGAAGAATCGCTTCCAGATTCGCAGCCTCACGCCAGTCGACGAATTCAACAAGTATTTCAACGCCGAGTTCTCCGACGAGGACTTCGACACCGTCGGTGGGCTGGTCGTGCACGAGTTCGGGCACATGCCCAAGCGCGGCGAAACCACGGTGATCGGCCGCTTCCAGTTCAATGTTCAGCGTGCCGACTCCCGCCGTATCCATCTGTTTCAGATGACGATCCTGCCCGAAGCGCCGGAATAG
- the lnt gene encoding apolipoprotein N-acyltransferase, producing the protein MRAVRVIGLDLLAPAVLGGLATLGFAPFGYYGLTLIAIVGLIALWWQAGARRAAWRGWVFGLAHFGTGIYWTFVSTYYYGGAPLPMAIGLVCLLSAYMAAYPMLVGAFAGFTRGLPRTLWALLLVPGAWLAAELMRSWVLTGFPWLSLGYSLIDAPLTALAPIGGVYFMGALMVAAAGMVVLLFAGSLIGRAVSVALLAAAPFALWLLPPASQWTRPAGEPVSVDVIQGNFPQQVKWDPDTFATTLTRYRNLTERSDADLVLWPEVAIPAPANRVQSYFDDIDAMAANRGQTVLAGTLVHQGDDQPYYNAVLALGAGHGRYYKRHLVPFGEYFPVPDFVMHWLDGINMRYSNFGFGAEDQPLIEVDGVKIGLSICFEDAFGYEIAKALPAAGILANVTNDAWFAGTTAADQHLEIARMRALEAGRPMLRAANTGISAVIDFDGRVRERTGQFEIANIQTRVQPRAGLTPYMRIGDWPLWTAGFLLTGVGLIAAIARRRRGRA; encoded by the coding sequence ATGAGGGCAGTGCGCGTTATCGGGCTGGATTTGTTGGCACCGGCCGTGTTGGGCGGTCTGGCCACGTTGGGTTTTGCCCCCTTCGGATACTACGGCCTGACCCTGATTGCGATCGTCGGGTTGATAGCGCTGTGGTGGCAGGCCGGCGCCCGACGCGCGGCATGGCGCGGCTGGGTGTTCGGCCTGGCTCATTTCGGCACCGGTATCTACTGGACGTTCGTATCCACCTATTACTACGGGGGCGCGCCGCTGCCGATGGCCATCGGTCTGGTGTGCCTGCTCAGCGCCTATATGGCCGCCTATCCCATGCTGGTCGGCGCGTTCGCCGGTTTCACGCGCGGACTGCCGCGCACGCTCTGGGCGTTGCTGTTGGTGCCCGGGGCCTGGCTGGCCGCGGAGCTGATGCGTAGCTGGGTGCTGACCGGTTTTCCCTGGTTGTCGCTGGGCTATTCGCTGATCGATGCGCCGCTGACCGCGCTGGCGCCGATCGGCGGCGTGTATTTCATGGGCGCACTGATGGTGGCGGCGGCCGGCATGGTGGTGTTGTTGTTTGCCGGCTCGCTGATCGGTCGTGCCGTATCGGTTGCGCTACTGGCCGCGGCGCCGTTCGCACTCTGGCTGCTGCCGCCTGCCAGCCAGTGGACCCGCCCGGCCGGCGAGCCGGTCAGCGTGGATGTGATCCAGGGCAATTTTCCGCAACAGGTCAAATGGGATCCGGATACCTTCGCGACCACGCTCACCCGCTATCGCAACCTGACCGAGCGCAGCGACGCGGATCTGGTGCTCTGGCCCGAAGTGGCGATTCCTGCGCCAGCGAACCGCGTCCAATCCTATTTCGATGACATCGACGCCATGGCCGCGAACCGCGGCCAGACCGTGCTGGCGGGCACCCTTGTCCACCAGGGCGACGACCAGCCCTACTACAACGCGGTGCTGGCGCTCGGCGCTGGACATGGACGTTACTACAAGCGTCATCTCGTGCCGTTCGGAGAGTATTTTCCGGTGCCGGATTTCGTCATGCACTGGCTCGACGGCATCAATATGCGGTACAGCAACTTCGGCTTCGGGGCCGAGGATCAGCCGCTGATCGAGGTCGACGGCGTCAAGATCGGGTTATCGATCTGCTTCGAGGACGCCTTCGGCTACGAGATCGCCAAGGCCCTGCCGGCTGCCGGCATTCTTGCCAACGTGACCAACGATGCCTGGTTTGCCGGCACCACGGCGGCCGATCAGCATCTGGAAATCGCACGCATGCGGGCACTCGAGGCCGGCCGGCCCATGCTGCGTGCGGCCAATACCGGTATTTCCGCGGTGATCGATTTCGACGGCCGGGTACGCGAACGCACCGGCCAGTTCGAGATCGCCAATATTCAGACGCGGGTCCAGCCCAGGGCGGGACTGACCCCTTACATGCGCATCGGTGACTGGCCGCTGTGGACGGCCGGCTTCCTGCTCACCGGCGTGGGGCTGATCGCGGCTATCGCGCGTCGGCGCCGCGGCCGTGCCTGA
- the leuS gene encoding leucine--tRNA ligase: protein MDESYRFDAIETEVQQRWLDTDAFRVTRDQREKFYCLSMFPYPSGKLHMGHVRNYTIGDVMSRYQRMRGKNVLQPMGWDAFGLPAENAAIKNGVPPAKWTRENIAAMREQLQQLGFAYDWSREIATCDPSYYRWEQWLFTKLFEKGLVYRKESVVNWDPVDQTVLANEQVVDGRGWRSGAIVEQRAIPQWFARITDYADELLDDLDTLEGWPEAVKTMQANWIGRSTGLEIDFNVVGHDEPLTVYTTRPDTLHGATYMAVAADHPLVARAAEHDAELAAFCEECRKAGTAEASLETREKKGYRLPIEATHPLSGERMPIFAANFVLMGYGTGAVMSVPAHDQRDWEFATAYDLPIVPVIATADGSAPDISTAASVEKGVLINSGEDDGKDFDTAFNDIADRLEGRGIARRKTQYRLRDWGLSRQRYWGAPIPIIHCDDCGAVPVPEQDLPVVLPEDVTPEGAGSPLPDMPEFVNVDCPQCGKAARRETDTFDTFMESSWYFARFACPDAETMLDDRADYWLPVDQYIGGIEHAILHLLYARFFQKVMRDEGLTQADEPFKRLLTQGMVLKDGAKMSKSKGNTVDPQALIETYGADTVRLFSMFAAPPDQSLEWSDAGVEGANRFLKRLWRLVADHVEAGVVAAGSSADGEAGELRRKVHETIAKVGDDIGRRMTFNTAIAAIMELCNALARADDADDAQRRVRQEGLEAVVKMLAPIAPHICDALWRELGHDDLLLDIAWPEADDGALVRDTLTIVVQVNGKVRSRIEIAADADREAVAAAAHADANVARFVDGAPIKKTIVVPGKLVNLVV, encoded by the coding sequence ATGGACGAAAGCTATCGTTTCGACGCCATAGAGACCGAGGTCCAGCAACGCTGGCTGGATACGGACGCGTTCCGGGTCACCCGGGACCAGCGCGAGAAATTCTATTGCCTGTCGATGTTCCCGTATCCCAGCGGCAAGCTGCATATGGGGCACGTGCGCAACTACACGATCGGCGACGTCATGTCGCGCTACCAGCGCATGCGCGGCAAGAACGTACTCCAGCCGATGGGCTGGGACGCCTTCGGCCTGCCGGCCGAGAACGCGGCCATCAAGAACGGCGTACCGCCGGCAAAGTGGACGCGCGAGAACATCGCGGCCATGCGCGAGCAGCTGCAGCAGCTGGGCTTTGCCTACGACTGGTCGCGCGAAATCGCGACCTGCGATCCGAGCTACTACCGCTGGGAACAGTGGCTGTTCACCAAGCTGTTCGAAAAGGGGCTGGTCTATCGCAAGGAATCGGTGGTCAACTGGGATCCGGTCGACCAGACCGTGCTGGCCAACGAACAGGTGGTGGACGGGCGCGGCTGGCGCTCGGGCGCGATCGTCGAGCAGCGCGCCATTCCGCAGTGGTTCGCGCGTATCACCGACTATGCCGACGAACTGCTGGACGATCTCGACACGCTGGAAGGCTGGCCGGAAGCGGTCAAGACCATGCAGGCGAACTGGATCGGGCGTTCGACGGGTCTGGAAATCGATTTCAACGTGGTGGGCCATGACGAGCCGCTGACGGTCTATACGACGCGTCCGGATACGCTGCACGGCGCAACCTATATGGCAGTGGCTGCCGATCATCCGCTGGTCGCGCGCGCCGCCGAGCACGATGCCGAACTCGCCGCGTTCTGCGAGGAATGCCGCAAGGCCGGTACCGCCGAGGCCAGTCTGGAAACGCGCGAGAAGAAGGGCTATCGCCTGCCGATCGAAGCGACGCATCCGTTGTCGGGCGAGCGCATGCCGATCTTTGCAGCCAACTTCGTATTGATGGGCTATGGCACCGGCGCGGTCATGAGCGTGCCGGCCCACGACCAGCGCGACTGGGAGTTCGCGACCGCCTACGACCTGCCCATCGTGCCCGTGATCGCGACCGCCGATGGCAGCGCGCCGGATATCAGCACGGCGGCGAGCGTCGAAAAAGGCGTGCTCATCAATTCCGGCGAGGACGACGGCAAGGATTTCGACACCGCCTTCAACGATATTGCCGATCGGCTGGAAGGGCGCGGCATCGCCCGCCGCAAGACGCAGTACCGGCTGCGCGACTGGGGCCTGTCGCGCCAGCGTTACTGGGGCGCGCCGATTCCGATCATCCACTGCGATGACTGCGGCGCCGTGCCGGTGCCGGAACAGGATCTGCCGGTGGTGCTGCCTGAAGATGTCACGCCCGAAGGCGCCGGCTCGCCGCTGCCGGACATGCCCGAGTTCGTGAACGTGGATTGCCCGCAGTGCGGCAAGGCCGCCCGCCGCGAAACCGATACCTTCGACACCTTCATGGAGTCGTCCTGGTATTTCGCGCGTTTTGCCTGCCCGGATGCCGAGACCATGCTCGACGATCGCGCCGATTATTGGCTGCCGGTCGATCAGTACATCGGCGGTATCGAGCACGCGATCCTGCATCTGCTCTATGCGCGCTTTTTCCAGAAGGTCATGCGCGACGAAGGCCTCACGCAGGCCGATGAACCGTTCAAACGGCTGCTCACCCAGGGCATGGTGCTCAAGGACGGCGCCAAGATGTCCAAGTCCAAGGGCAATACCGTCGATCCGCAGGCGCTCATCGAGACCTACGGCGCCGATACGGTGCGCCTGTTCTCCATGTTTGCCGCGCCGCCGGACCAGTCGCTGGAATGGTCGGATGCGGGTGTGGAAGGCGCGAACCGCTTCCTCAAGCGCCTGTGGCGTCTGGTCGCCGACCATGTCGAGGCCGGTGTCGTCGCCGCGGGCTCGAGTGCGGACGGCGAGGCCGGCGAGCTGCGTCGCAAGGTTCACGAGACCATCGCCAAAGTCGGCGACGATATCGGTCGCCGCATGACCTTCAACACGGCGATTGCCGCGATCATGGAGTTGTGCAACGCCCTGGCTCGGGCGGATGACGCAGACGATGCCCAGCGGAGGGTGCGACAGGAAGGACTCGAGGCGGTGGTGAAGATGCTCGCCCCCATCGCTCCGCATATCTGCGACGCGCTCTGGCGCGAGCTCGGCCACGACGATCTGTTGCTCGATATCGCCTGGCCCGAGGCGGACGATGGGGCGCTCGTGCGGGATACGCTGACGATCGTGGTTCAGGTCAATGGCAAGGTGCGCTCTCGCATCGAGATCGCCGCCGACGCCGATCGCGAAGCCGTGGCCGCCGCGGCGCACGCCGATGCCAATGTGGCACGCTTTGTCGATGGCGCGCCGATCAAGAAGACGATCGTCGTGCCGGGCAAGCTCGTCAACCTCGTGGTATAG
- the lptE gene encoding LPS assembly lipoprotein LptE — MNTIPTRFRRPGPIGRARLALAGACMLVLSGCGFHLQGATPLPDGVDSMYVNYNDDYRVGDPPLVETLQQRLREQGLLGQVDAPAQLDIRRIDNQQRIVSVSPLDGRVAEYELTTRVVFDYTVNGATQLSNETLSVTRNYSFDDTERLAAEAEQRDLLTRMHEELANLIFTRIGTVNDTLVPASADTAS, encoded by the coding sequence ATGAACACGATTCCCACCCGTTTTCGTCGTCCCGGCCCGATCGGCCGCGCCCGGCTCGCGCTGGCCGGGGCCTGCATGCTCGTTCTGTCCGGCTGCGGTTTTCATCTGCAGGGCGCGACGCCGTTGCCCGACGGTGTGGACTCGATGTACGTGAACTACAACGACGACTATCGGGTCGGGGATCCGCCCCTGGTCGAGACCCTGCAACAGCGGCTGCGGGAACAGGGGCTGCTGGGTCAGGTCGATGCACCCGCCCAGCTGGATATCCGGCGAATCGACAACCAGCAGCGCATCGTGTCCGTCAGCCCGCTCGACGGACGCGTGGCCGAGTACGAGCTGACCACACGCGTGGTGTTCGATTACACCGTCAACGGTGCCACGCAGCTGTCCAACGAAACGCTGTCGGTAACGCGTAACTACAGTTTCGACGACACCGAGCGTCTGGCAGCCGAAGCCGAACAGCGCGATCTGCTCACTCGTATGCACGAGGAGCTGGCCAACCTGATCTTCACTCGTATCGGCACGGTGAACGATACGCTCGTGCCCGCCTCGGCCGACACCGCGTCCTGA
- a CDS encoding nitroreductase — protein MTDRAALTPSPIRPEVAGEFLRGRRSVDQFTAEVPDEALVRDAVEAARWAPNHHLTQPWRFYLVGPQTRSEIIELNARLVAERKNAEVADAKRQRWQGMPGWLAVTCAQSDDPITAREDFAACACAIQNLTLYLHSAGVASKWISGEVTRHADLPRILAYDATVEYCIGIVWYGYPKRRPRSQRAPIDGIMLSRP, from the coding sequence ATGACCGATCGCGCCGCGCTCACGCCCAGTCCGATCCGTCCGGAAGTCGCCGGCGAGTTCCTGCGCGGGCGGCGCTCGGTCGATCAGTTCACCGCGGAAGTGCCCGACGAAGCGCTCGTGCGCGACGCTGTCGAGGCGGCACGCTGGGCCCCGAATCATCATCTGACACAGCCTTGGCGGTTCTATCTGGTGGGGCCGCAGACCCGATCGGAAATCATCGAGCTCAATGCCCGGCTCGTGGCCGAGCGCAAGAACGCCGAAGTCGCCGACGCCAAGCGCCAGCGCTGGCAGGGCATGCCGGGCTGGTTGGCGGTGACCTGTGCGCAGAGTGACGATCCGATCACCGCGCGCGAGGATTTTGCGGCCTGTGCCTGTGCCATCCAGAACCTGACGCTGTATCTGCACAGCGCCGGTGTGGCCAGCAAGTGGATCAGTGGCGAAGTGACGCGGCATGCCGATCTGCCGCGTATATTGGCGTACGACGCCACGGTGGAATACTGTATCGGCATTGTCTGGTACGGCTATCCGAAGCGGCGTCCGCGCAGTCAGCGAGCCCCGATCGACGGGATTATGTTGTCGCGCCCGTAA
- the rplM gene encoding 50S ribosomal protein L13 — protein sequence MKTFSAKKDEIAADWYVVDAADKTLGRLASEIAFRLRGKHKPEYTPNQDVGDHIVVINASQVKVTGKKPQQKLYYRFTGYVGNMKSITLEKQLKTHPERVIEHAVKGMLPKNPLGRQMYRKLRVYSGAEHPHTAQQPQTLEI from the coding sequence ATGAAGACGTTTTCTGCGAAGAAAGACGAAATCGCTGCCGATTGGTACGTCGTCGATGCCGCCGACAAGACGCTCGGCCGTCTCGCCTCCGAGATCGCATTTCGTCTGCGCGGCAAGCACAAGCCCGAATATACCCCGAACCAGGATGTCGGCGATCATATCGTGGTCATCAACGCGTCGCAGGTTAAGGTCACCGGCAAGAAGCCGCAGCAGAAGCTCTATTACCGTTTCACCGGTTATGTCGGCAACATGAAGTCGATCACGCTGGAGAAACAGCTCAAGACCCATCCCGAGCGCGTCATCGAGCATGCCGTGAAGGGCATGCTGCCGAAGAACCCGCTGGGACGTCAGATGTATCGCAAGCTCCGGGTCTACTCGGGCGCCGAGCACCCGCATACCGCGCAGCAGCCGCAGACGCTGGAGATTTAA
- the rpsI gene encoding 30S ribosomal protein S9 has translation MATETSYGTGRRKTATARVFIKPGSGQITVNKKTLDDYFGRPTSRMIVRQALEATDSTDRFDINVTVRGGGPNGQAGAIRHGLSRALVEYDEMMRAPLRAAGFMTRDARKVERKKVGLHKARKSPQYSKR, from the coding sequence ATGGCAACCGAAACTTCCTACGGCACCGGCCGCCGCAAGACCGCCACCGCGCGTGTCTTCATCAAGCCCGGCAGCGGCCAGATCACGGTCAACAAGAAGACGTTGGACGACTATTTCGGCCGGCCGACGTCGCGCATGATCGTGCGTCAGGCGCTGGAAGCCACCGATTCGACTGATCGTTTCGATATCAACGTCACCGTTCGCGGCGGTGGCCCGAACGGCCAGGCCGGCGCGATCCGCCACGGCCTGTCCCGTGCCCTGGTTGAATACGACGAAATGATGCGTGCGCCGTTGCGTGCGGCCGGCTTCATGACTCGCGACGCCCGTAAGGTCGAGCGCAAGAAGGTCGGCCTGCACAAGGCGCGCAAGTCGCCGCAGTACTCCAAGCGCTAA
- a CDS encoding alpha/beta fold hydrolase, producing MKFIEIDGRLVCYRDHGSTDAPAVLFAHPLGMSQAVWDEVIDGLDGSFRTVSWDLPGHGASASVDTKLTAAHLASQALSLADALAVDRFHFVGTSIGGVIGQQLLCQAPGRLNNVVLTNTGPVIGSPQAWAERATAVRSQGLAAMADSISARWFGKALAVREPSARPGWALQLAHTDAESYARCCELLAEADFRGLLAGRSAGPIRLVAGDEDVATPVSSLETLGDELGGAPVEMLSGVGHVPSVEAPAALCERLPGWLAV from the coding sequence ATGAAATTCATCGAAATCGACGGACGTCTGGTCTGTTATCGCGATCACGGCTCGACGGACGCCCCGGCTGTGTTGTTCGCCCATCCGCTGGGCATGTCGCAAGCGGTCTGGGATGAGGTCATCGACGGCCTCGACGGATCTTTTCGTACGGTGAGCTGGGATCTCCCCGGACACGGCGCTAGCGCATCGGTTGACACCAAGCTGACCGCCGCGCATCTGGCCAGCCAGGCGCTGTCGTTGGCGGACGCGTTGGCGGTCGACCGGTTTCATTTCGTGGGAACGTCGATCGGCGGCGTCATCGGCCAGCAGCTGCTTTGCCAGGCGCCGGGCCGCCTGAATAACGTAGTCCTCACCAATACCGGGCCGGTCATCGGCTCGCCGCAGGCGTGGGCCGAGCGGGCGACGGCGGTTCGTTCGCAAGGTCTGGCGGCGATGGCAGACTCGATCAGCGCGCGCTGGTTCGGTAAGGCGCTCGCCGTGCGCGAGCCGAGTGCCCGGCCGGGCTGGGCGCTGCAGCTGGCACATACCGATGCCGAAAGCTATGCCCGTTGCTGCGAACTGCTGGCCGAGGCGGATTTCCGCGGTCTTCTTGCCGGTCGTTCCGCTGGGCCGATACGGCTGGTGGCTGGCGACGAGGATGTCGCAACGCCGGTGTCGTCACTGGAGACGCTCGGCGATGAGCTCGGGGGCGCTCCGGTCGAGATGCTATCGGGCGTCGGCCACGTGCCTTCGGTGGAAGCTCCGGCCGCTCTGTGCGAACGGCTGCCCGGTTGGCTTGCCGTGTGA